The stretch of DNA GTTCGATGGTATCCGTGACCACACGCACCGCCCACTTGAATACGTTGCGACCATCCATTTTTAGGAAATGTTCGCTCTTATCGATTTGTTCGTGAGTAATCGGCTGCCGTGATCCGCCCGCCGGACAATTCAACATTGGCCCGCCGCTGCCATCGGCACCAACCTGATAGCACATCAACCCTTGATGGGGATCCCCTTGAGCGAGCAATACCGCTCCCGCACCGTCACCGAACAAGGGCGCGGTCCGCTGATCGGTGGGATCAACAATCCGGCTATTGCAATCGCCGCCAATGACCAAGGCGAGCTGGCTGTTGCCGGTCGCGACGTATTGCGCGGCGGTGGTGAGTGCATACATGAAACCCGCACACGCTGCCTGCATGTCCACAGCGGCCGCATCCAATCCCAACGCATCCTGCACCAGACAGGCTGTTGAGGGAAAAGCAAAGTCAGGTGTAAAAGTACCAACTAAGACCAAATCAATATCTTGCGGATCGACCCCCGCGCGGCGGATCGCCTTGCGGGCGGCCGCGATACACATGTCGCTGGTCGCCAGATTACTGGGGAGATACCGTCGTTCTAAAATCCCCGACCGTTGTTCGATCCACTCCGGATCGAAACCAGCGCTCTCTCGCAGATCTTCATTGGTCACAATTTGATCGGGAACGTACGATCCGCACGAAACAACCTGCACGCCGAGCATCGAATTCGTACGGCGACTGAACCGGTTGATCCGCGGCGAGGACGCCTGCGGTGCGGGAGAGCTTTGTGAAGACATATACCAATTTTCCTTAGACGATGGGTGTTTTCCAAAACCTGCGGAATCGATATAACAACAGTTGGCGAGTTATCCTGACAATAGACTCAATGTTGCATTCCGCAAACAGGTTTGAGCACCGATACGACTTCCGTCTTAGTGAACGTTCAATTTTTGTGAGTGGTTCGCAATCTGCGTGCGCACATTGCGTATTCGATG from Symmachiella dynata encodes:
- a CDS encoding 3-oxoacyl-ACP synthase III family protein, coding for MSSQSSPAPQASSPRINRFSRRTNSMLGVQVVSCGSYVPDQIVTNEDLRESAGFDPEWIEQRSGILERRYLPSNLATSDMCIAAARKAIRRAGVDPQDIDLVLVGTFTPDFAFPSTACLVQDALGLDAAAVDMQAACAGFMYALTTAAQYVATGNSQLALVIGGDCNSRIVDPTDQRTAPLFGDGAGAVLLAQGDPHQGLMCYQVGADGSGGPMLNCPAGGSRQPITHEQIDKSEHFLKMDGRNVFKWAVRVVTDTIELMLEKTGMSVHDVDLFILHQANIRIINYAMEQLGIPDDKVFVNLQKLGNTSGGSIPIALDEAFQAGRINRGDTILMSGFGAGLSWGTGLLRW